A stretch of Cicer arietinum cultivar CDC Frontier isolate Library 1 chromosome 5, Cicar.CDCFrontier_v2.0, whole genome shotgun sequence DNA encodes these proteins:
- the LOC101491972 gene encoding uncharacterized protein, producing MRLRRQVLTDDVVQDLNVNPTLPFEDNSFNIITNVVSVDYLTKPLNVFKEMRRILKPGGLAIMRTFLEPSNNSVVVAG from the exons ATGAGGCTAAGAAGGCAG GTCCTCACTGACGATGTCGTACAAGACTTAAATGTGAACCCTACACTCCCATTTGAAGATAATTCGTTCAACATCATCACTAATGTG GTTAGTGTTGATTACCTAACAAAGCCTCTTAATGTTTTCAAAGAGATGAGAAGGATACTCAAGCCAGGTGGATTGGCCATAATGAG AACTTTTCTGGAACCTTCTAACAATTCAGTGGTAGTTGCTGGTTAA